Genomic DNA from Deltaproteobacteria bacterium:
CGCCGCGGCGGTGCTTCGTAGCGCTGGCGCGGAGCCGCTGGCGCGGGCCGCGTCCCTGTGGCGGGACCTGCAGGGCATCACGCGCCTCATCGGCGAAGAGGGGTTCGACGCGGCCGCGTCAACCCCGAGGGCCCGGTCTCTCGTCGCGAGCGCTTGCGGACACGAGGATTTTGAAGCGCTCGCGGCGGCGGTCGCCGAAACCGCGTCCCGCGCCGCCGCCGGGATCGATGCCCTTTCTTTCCGCGCATGAAGGTGCGTCATCGACGCTTGGCCGAGAATTCGAATGGCGCCCTTCGACTTCGCTCCGCTACGCTCAGGACGAACGGTTGTGATGGCCTTTTCGCCGTTCGTCCTGAGCGTAGCGACGCGTAGTGTCGCGAAGTCGAAGGACAGTGCGATGACTCGGACAGACTCTTAGCCGATCTGGCGCGGAGAACTCGGATGCCGGTGCAGACGGACTCGAATCCCCGGCGCGGAATCCTGCTCAAGACGACCCCCGCGGACGAGGGTCTCGTCAAGCTTGCCGTGCTGACCCCGCACCTGCAATTCCACGATATCGGCGAACACGAGACGCTGCTGGTCTCCGAGTCGTTCAATACCCTGCTGCACGGCAAGCTGCACCACGATTTGCTGCCGCTGCTCGATGGCCGGCGCGCGCTTGACGAGATTGTCGCGGCGCTCGACGGCGCCCATGCCGGCGCGGATGTTCTCGCGGCCATTGCGGCGCTCTCCGCCAAGGGCTACGTCGTTTCCGCCGATCACGGCATGGACCGGGGCCGGGCGGCCTACTGGTCGTCTCTCGGTGCATCGCCGCGCTGGGCCGAACAACGGCTGGCGCGGTCGCACGTGGCGGTGGAAGGTGACGACGGCCGGTTCAACCGCCACCTGGAGGAATGCGGCGCCCGCGTGGGGTCCGGCGACCCCAAGCTCACCGTCGTCGTCTGCGACGATTATCTCGCCCCACCCCTCGCGGAGGTGAATCGGCGCCGGCTCTTGACGCAAGCGCCGTGGACGCTGGTGCGGCCGCGGGGCATGGAGGCGCTGTTCGGTCCCGTCTTTCCCGCCGACAGGCAAGGACCCTGCTGGGACTGCCT
This window encodes:
- a CDS encoding TOMM precursor leader peptide-binding protein; amino-acid sequence: MPVQTDSNPRRGILLKTTPADEGLVKLAVLTPHLQFHDIGEHETLLVSESFNTLLHGKLHHDLLPLLDGRRALDEIVAALDGAHAGADVLAAIAALSAKGYVVSADHGMDRGRAAYWSSLGASPRWAEQRLARSHVAVEGDDGRFNRHLEECGARVGSGDPKLTVVVCDDYLAPPLAEVNRRRLLTQAPWTLVRPRGMEALFGPVFPADRQGPCWDCLAYRLRNHQEVHGFLRNVAGEEAAFKPFAAQPAVLDALYGLMAAEIVKWLVLDEAAPVHRHAIAMNVGTFESSRHRVMRRPQCLACGDEALYRPDRPPVPLRLNASPKAHRNSGGARTVAPEVTLARYRHLVSRISGVVTWLSRTTDEADTWLHVYWAGSNLGMRSRSLSSLRRSLRSKSAGKGSTREQSE